The Elaeis guineensis isolate ETL-2024a chromosome 11, EG11, whole genome shotgun sequence genomic interval CTTGGGCCCGTCCGATGAGCTTCGACGTCGGGTTTGGCCCCTCAGTGGGTCGTCCATCACAGAAATATCTCCAAAGTTGAAGTTTGGTAACCGTGGCAATTTCGGCGGCCCTTTCACAACCCGGATGGCAGTGGGATTGGGGTCGCTaaggatgtcatgcatatagaagTGGAGGTGGGTTGACTTCTCTTCCCCCAGTTTGACGTCACCACCAAAGGCTGAGGCCACCACGACCATCAAAGAGATAAGGAAAAACAGGAAAAGGATTGGATTGGAAGGAGGACATGGAGGATTTGAGGGTGCGACCTATTGGTGGAGAAGGGATGATGCATGACACCTATGGTTGAAGAGATACTGACGTCAATGGTAGGTGGCCATGAATGGTTCAATGGTTAGGTCACAAGTCCGTCTATCATGCCCCCTCGCtacccttgtatttcaccaatttttGATTGTGCGTTATCCACCGTGCCTATGCTCCAGGATTTGCTCTGGTTCACTTGCACCtgatgcatgcaataatttctcatcCATCACTGCAAGATGGACAGAATTATCTACTTGGATCAGGTGCAATGGATCATGCCAAATCCTATGATGGATAAGATGCTACATTATATTTTAGAATTCTTGATTGTACATTATCCATCATGCATATACAGAATCATGTGCATTATCCATGACGATTCATTCATGTATGAGATCGAAATATGatgtgtgaaaaaaaaaaaatatcgatttCATGTGTAAATCAACCATCGTGAATGGTATGGATGGTCCGCACAAAGAATCTCAATTTCTCGAGTGACCGAGCTAAAAGAGAATGGCCTACCCTTTTGGAATTGTATCCCATCTGGCTGCGTGGTGGATCCACTTACGCTCAGAATCCACGCAAGCTTATTTAACTACTCATACAAAAGtagatttgttttttttttgcttttggcaAGACGTGAAGCTGTGATGTGGGAGTAGATTTGTTTTCTCATGCTTTTCATATCTTTTgtttttttaataaagaaaacTTTTACTTTTTCATAAGTACTTTTGTTTTGGGTAACATAAATATATTTGTTTTTACCTCTCAATACTTTTGCGTGCCTTAGAAAACTTTACAAAAATAAAGGGATGGGAATTAAATTTTAGGTCAAtgcagattaaatataaaatggtGGTTAATTAATCCAGAGGTGGAACTCAAGTTCTCCTTCCctccaacacacacacacacacacacacacacacaaaaaagggTGAAGGTCTCTTTTTTAGAGAAAATTATAATATAGAACAAAAGAGTGAAAACTGCCTTCCCATTAGATAGTATTTGGTTGGATAATTCTGAATGAAATAAGGGCTTATTTCACCTTATTACcccaaatagatgaaaaaatagtGGCGGGCCACCTTGATTTACCAATTCCAGTCAACCCTCCCTAATTCTAGAATACCAATTCCATGGTGAACCATGAAATTGGTAATTCTAGATCATAATGAGCACCATCTAGGTCATATGGAATAACACTGCATTTATTGCATTGAAATAAAGGTGGAATATCAGATTTCTAACCaaacaaaaatttgaaataacaAGGATGAATAGCTATTTTCTGAGAATTCATATTTCTAATCTAGGAATAAAATTTGGATATCCAAACACTACCTTAGGGATCAATTATCTTTATGAACTGGATCAATTACCTTTATGAACTGCTAAACTGAATGAGGCTAAGAATTCATAAATAATTCAATCTTCTAAATACTTAATTGGGTTAATTTACACTAACCAACATTGTAGAGGCTTTGATTGAAACCTAGTAAAACGATGACTTCTGGAAAACCAAAATCTATAGAGCCCCTTTTAAAAGATTTGATAGGTGTTGTGGCTGTTGAGATTAATTGCCGAGTCTGAATCTAATTAGAATTCTGTTTTTAATTGATCAGATTATAAGATTTTATTTCTAGTATTATTCTATTTAATTACTATCTTTTAAAGATTATTTAAGTTTATATTCtaatggatttttgatttgaattaaaataGAAGTCAAACTCCCATGCATATAATGCTCTATTTTAAGGGCCTTTTGGTGTCTCCTTGGTGTGTGGAAAATCGTATAGAAAATCGTAAAAAAAgtatggaaagaaagaaagaggagagattATTTGTGTACGTGAGATTTCTTTGTGAGGATTTGATATTTATTCTtctatgaataaatttatttttttctcccaaatcttttttatataattatttttttctcatagttctttgcaaatattttttgtttggtATTTATTTTGGAACTTAGATATTGATCTACTCTATGTAACTGctattcactataagaaaattacTTATTAGCAATGGTTAAATACCATTGCTAATTTTCAAAAATCTGTCGCTAATACTATTTGCGATGGCACACTGTTGCCAATAAGCCatcgaaaaaaaattagatgctgaagaccattattagcgatgacgAGAAAAACCGTTAGCGATAATAATTAGTGACATCATGTCCGctgcttataatattttttaggtcattttataatttagatttaaaaaattaaaaaaaaatattagtgacagttgaagccatcactaataagctgcaaccgtcgctaataattagcGACGgatttagccatcactaataataagttttttaaaaaaattataaaaaatatatttatttaaacctattataattaaattaacaaacAATATATATTTAAAGATATTATAACAACTAACaattaactatcaccatcataaataaaaaactaatattatataaaaaatataaattatccaATTATACAAGATAATAttattcaaatattaaaattaaatacacaatatcaaaattaaaaaaaatcaatgaagacCCTTCTCCTCCTGTACGTCATCTACAGCAGTAGGTGGATGAGACAAGATATCCAAACATtctgtaatgaaaaaaaaaaatattaataattttagaactaaattaattgaaaccgTAAAACTAAAGTAATTGATGCATCTCAAGCCTAAATCTTTATAGAGagttatattttgatatacttatctgattcttaaataaattatttctatacatttCATTCAATAATATGAAGCTATAGATACCTCTGGCCAGTCCATcgaatggttagattaaattttgatctTCTAAGTATCTATCCTTCTTGCTTGAAGCCTAAACTGGTATGGAgaggtatatttcgatatactccttcgattctcaaatgaattatttttatatattttatttgatgttacggagctatagacacccccGGCCCTCCATCAGAtgcttagattgaattttgacccctGGATACCCCTTTTTTCTACTTGAAGCCTAAACTGGTATAGAGGGGTATCTTTCGATATGCTCCTTCGATTCTCGAATGAATTATTTTTACACGTTTCATTTGATGATACGGACGTATCTACACCTTCGatccatccatcagatggatagATTGACTTTTGACCTCTAGATCTCCTTCCTCAGATTCAAGCCTAAGTAtgtgaagcttttaaatataaaaatttaaaataagtaaagaaaTTTGTTAATATTGCTTGACTTGCCTGCTATGATGACTGTGACAGTGAGCTCAGTTGATTATACAGTGTGGATCTCAGAGAATCTCAACAATAGTCTCACGAACGGCATCTTGAAAGCTCTGAGGTCCCTAGCAAAAAAGTCTTCCCACACCTCCTCGACATGTGCATCACTCCACGTCTGGATTGTCATGGCTTGAGAGAAGGACATCGAAGATCAGTGAGCTATTGGAGGGTCAAAGCTATACCCGAATCCTATGACCCAACACCCCTCCGGAAGCCCTGAGCCATCCTTCGAGGTTAAGGAGGGGtgagaggatggatcctcacCAGGACCGCgctacgatgtactctgcatAATCTGCTTATATAGTTTAGAAATTTACTAGTACTattatacatatcagtatatataaaaatttaataaataatattttaagttatcaTGATCCATTTGGATCTAGAATTTAAATAATCACcgatcctcctagactggtgtgtggccttcCACAACTGCAGCTGCCCTGATATATGACTTAATTACTGtatctataataagtaaataataaaattaaattaataaaaatatacatatgaccaactaaatatgagattaataaaagtctaaaatttttatcaatctatctgcTATAACATGTGTGTCAATGGAGTCATCAGTGTGCTTGATTGGATCTTGCTGGGCTGTTTGATTTTGTCGGGCCTTCTACCATGGCTAGAGTAGTCCTCACTATTCCATTGATCACAGAGAGCCTCCTATATGTCCCTCCGCATCTAGTGATCTATGAAAGACTTCTAGTCTGATGGTGACTCGAAACTGGAGAACTCTATGACGGACCATCTGAGGTTGTAAAGTCTATCCCGAAGCCTACATATGGCCATCTCCTCGAAAGTCCGacggccagcctcctcatcctgagaAGTCTCAAATTGGTTGTACTCCTACAGTTAGAAGCAAGCacatattaataaatagaataaaaatttaaaaatttaaattgaacatcTTTGACTTACCAAGAACATCTCCCAGGCTGCATCACGAGCCCCCGATGGTCAATTAGAGAATTCATTCACCGACTTTGACATCAATCATCAGATGATCTCGGTAACCATAAGGGACACCCAAGGCTCCCTAAATATcatgcaaaattgattttaaataaaaaatattgattctaaaatggCTAAACTTTAAACACATTCCTCGAAGATCTAATACTTATATGTagtggatgagctctctatcctctgaCCACGTCAGAGATGCCACGAGTGGGGCGGGTCCTCTACCACTGTGTTAAGGCTGAGAGCTGACCGCTGCTCTGTGTGACTATAGGGTCAATGGTGACCTCACATTGTCCGAATCTGAAAATCGAaaaacatcataaagaatattatattagataatagaggacaaaataatctaaaaaaaatttctaaagtctTAGAGTTTATCATATGGTGTGGGTCCGCAGAACCATATAAGCTGGTCCCATGAGAACTCTCTCCTCGAGGGCACTATCTTCTGGAGCTCTCTCCTCGATTGGCACGGCTCCATCCTCTAGAAGTAAACATCCTATAATctttaaaaataagaataaatagatttatagattaattatacaattatagcAAGCAATGcaaaaattaaaatgatacaagataaGTATAAAAAGCAAATAAAACAAGCACACCACAAAGACAAAGAAAACTAGCTGTTATGATGTCTCCTTGCATGGGGTTGACTCCACTACGTACCAGTCTTTTCTAGCATGTCAGAGTCGACTCCTTTATCTTTGGGGTTGACTCCTTTCTTCAGATGATTGATATACTTACTACTACTAATCagcctcttcagatgtttggtacccTTTGAATTCTTCTTccgatttttttcttattttttttcttccacttctttctcttcttcctcttcttccccttcttaaaTAAGATTATCTTTTAAAACAAGCTCAAtatgatctacctcctcatgttggccatcatgtaGGAGAACTCCTGGAGAATCCAACTCTACATCTATTAGAGGCTGATGAACTCCTAATATTTTATCCTCTTGAAAATATTCTGATAAAtagggctcttcttcttcttcgagctcATAATGAATGGCTCAAGTCTTAATTTTGTATATAATCAaccaatcttttcttcctctcttctttgatgaaaaaagagtataatacacttgaacaGCTTATTGAGTCAGCACAAAAGAGTCGTTGACATAcacttttgatccatgtttgatttctataagcCCATAccgtggatcaaccttcatacaattATCGTTATCAAACCATCGATACTTAAATAGAATAATACTATTACCTCCATGGTtggtcaacttgatcactttttcgaggattccatagtagtcactctctatCTTTTCCCACTAGCTGCCCTTTACACACACACTAATATTCATTGTactcttatgatatccatattgATGGATgtgaaatttaaaactatttacgTTACAGTCACTATCACCTTTTCGaggattccatagtagtcactctctatCTTTTCCCACTAGCTGCCCTTTACACACACACTAATATTCATTGTGctcttatgatatccatattgATGGATgtgaaatttaaaactatttacgTTACAGTCATTATAACTTATCACGTATTTTGTTGGCCTATAACCTAATGATCTTAGTTTCTTAGGTATGAATTCATCCCTTTGCATGACttgcatattataaaaaaaataaattgaaagaaattaaaatttatgaaataacaaTAGTCACTTACCAATGGTGGAACTAATCTGCAAAGTTCTATGAGtgctttatgaaaatttttttctcacttaTCATCGGATTGTCCCATCTCAGCATCTAATAATATTGCCTCTACATATATAAGATAAGTATATTGTAATAAGTGATTGAAGAGTTAGGATTATGATGGACACTTACTCAATATATAGGTCGACCTCCTTACAGTTTAGCAAAACATATGTCTCTATCTCTCGAATTTCAATATCAGTTAATATCGATGAACCTCGTACCCAAATTCACGAGCAAGATAGGTATATATTGAGATTTTTCATTCTGATCCCttatcaccatcatcatcatttcgATCTACTTGAGTCAGCTTTGTCTACATACTAGGGTTAAAGTAGTGTcagctaaaattaaattttttttcaattatgtaCACCTCTACAATAGAACCTCCACAATATTAGTATTTTTTTACAATTGCTACTATCCTATCATAATAATTaaccatcatattaaactcggCCTTCAAGTTTAACAACTCTGACATAGTTGATAATACAATATGTGTTTCACATCTTGACTATAGTAGTTTATCAGTATCTCTCAGCATATAATAGAAATCACTACCATCAGCTTCTAGATCATCCTCCACATCTTAATTAATTCAGGATCAGCCGCATCCATAATcatgtctaccattctatctgtgtcccTATCCTGCTCATTTCTAACCCTTGTAACTATCTTCCATATCTTCCTATgcaggtaccaatgcttgtaATTAGGCATAAATCCACTCTTGTATAAATAGACAGTCATTATATTTTCATCAAGCATTTCTTTATTGCCACATCTCTTACAAGAGCAACGAGCccatccttgatgtaagagtaccatattttcaaaaatataatcacagaagtactctacaccctTTCTATATTCCGTAGAAGTCATCCCGTCAATTACTCGACAGTCCATCCAACTACGGTCCATGGCATACTATCTAAGGATTCTGCatatataaatataagataattgctaaataattattttatcattttgaatggcttATATAATAAGTCCATCCTACTattaactaataggtatagaaggtcctatcccattcaaaaattatattaattctatagatcaattacagtaatcaaacgatatataATAGGAGatgaaagaaattttgacaacatttctccttagttctctcCACATGATTTATAATGTgcgaggagaactaaaaaaaatactatccaaaatttctttcgaactctcaatataccatttgattactgtaatgatctATAAATTTAAGTAcatttttcaaactatccatacTAGTAAATCAATTAAccaatgtatataattttttcatccatacaaaaatatataaatatcggATGCCACAggatatgtacattaatcaaaaggtgGATCTATGATTCTAATGCAatgcaatattttaaaaatttttaaattaggggTTCCAAAGTATCAGGCAGCATTGCAAATAGGGAGGGCTGGGATGTGCGTCTCGTGGAGGGCTGGGATGTGCGTCTCGTGCATGCAGACTTGGGGCACATCAGACAACTAGGCTGCGTGCCCTGCACACAAGGGACTACTGTCTAAGACAATCGGGTCGTGAATCCTATGCCGATGGGTCAAGCTGGGGTAGCCACGAAGGCAGTCCCCTTAGCACCCCAACAGAACATCCAGGCAAATCCCATTATGGGGGTTTCAAAGTATCAAGTAGCATTGCAAATGGGGAGGGTCGGGATGGGCATTCCGTATATATAGGCTTTGATCGTAAGATAATAAGGCCATGTGACCCATGCACCTGGGACCATCGTGCAAGGTAATTGGGTCATGCATCTCGTGCTGATGGGCTGAACCAGAGCATCCATGGAGGCGATACCTCCTACCATCCCAACAGAGCATCCAGGCAAATCCTACCCTGGGTGTTCCAAAAtatcgagcagcattgcaaatagAGAGGGCCAGGATGCACGTCCGAtgcataaattaaattcaaacatcatttatttaaattaacatcataacttttaattcaaatatgaaaaattagaagagGAGGGAACGGCGTGTGGCGACGGCTCCATCGTTATTGCCACCACCATTGCTAATACTCATGGATGAAAAGAAGAGGAGGGAACGATGAGGGCATGGGGATGGTGGAGCCAGCATGTGGATAGTAGATCTGGCATGGAGGATGGTGGATCCGATGTGGGGAATGGTAGATCCGACACGGGGGATGGTGGGTGATCAATTCATGAAATAGGATATTAGGAGTATTAAATTTTgtgttatttaatttatattagtttgaatttgatgcttcttaatCGCTTTAGTAGGTAATTGGTAGATTAGGTCCACTCAAGTTAATTCAAAGTGATTTAGATCCAAGCATGATGGCTAAAAGCAACCACATCAAGGGGAGGAAGATCATCTAAGGGTTTAGAAGCAACATCTCCAATCCAAGGGCTAAAATTCATGATGTAATCCTCAAGATCAAGAAATCCTAGGCACTACATCAAATCAAGGGCCAAGAAGCAATCATTGAAGATCCAATGGCTACATTTCAAGGTATCCTAATCAATTGATTAGAAGAAGAATTTGAGTCCTCGTCCCATCCAATCAAAAGAGAAAGATtatcaaggaaaaagagggaataCTTTTTTTGGCTGAAGCATGGCATGCAGGTTTGTGCGCTGGTTGCTGTGCATGGGAGCTAATGAGGATGCATGTTCGACGTAGAAAGAAGGAAAAGGCATGGTGTGGACCTACGAAGTGCTGCATGTACGGCACGAAATGCAGACTCATGGGGTGGCTGTACCCAgaagaccaaaaaaaaagaaagaaggacaTGCGTGGCaataaagaaaatgaagaaagttTTTAGGGAGAAGAAATGCGGACGCTCAGAAAGGAAAAGAAATCACGCTCGCTGGTTGCGGAAAGCTAAAAAATATACACGAGATTTAGGAAAAGAAATTATTTCTTTTAAGGAATTTATTTATAGAGAGAATGAGAGGCGTGGGTAGCTTAGTTTTGGGGGCATTTTTGGAGCTTTATTTAAAGGAGGCCATGGCCCTAAAGAGAGGACATAGCTCCTTTTGGTGGATCATCTCCTAAGCCCCCACAAGCTATCgtcctcctctttttctctctcttcttcacaTCTAAAAAGTCTAGGAGAGATCCTAACCCTAGTAACCCCTCCTTCTCTTCCTTGCTGCCACCGTACACCTCCATAGATCCCTTCTACACATCCCAAAAAGATTAGGAGAGGTCCTAACCCTAGTATTCCTTAACCAAATCTAGGAGAAGTCCTAATCCTAGTGTCGCTACTCTTCCTCTCCATTATCTCTATATTTCCATCTAcctttcctctttagagtttctaGATTAGCCTTCTGGTCATTCTGCTAATGTCTGCacggaagaagatgaaggattcaaggaaGTACACCTACCATCGGGTGCAGCTAAAAGATTCAACTTGGAGTTAATTATCTTGTATCACATCTTaatcttttctattatatatgctttattagattaataaaatatcttatttttattagtttctctcaatctattattttttttcttttttatttttgaaacaaTCAGACTAAGATCTCtatggatacgatctcgactcaccctatctacatagtagtgagtagggttaattttgatatgatatgACAtatatcaaattttggcaccattattTGAGATCTTGGCGTGgctgttttgaaaaaaaattagaaattttttttcttatttactaCTTTATTTTATTGTATGGTTATCTTATATGCT includes:
- the LOC105036123 gene encoding dirigent protein 21-like gives rise to the protein MVVVASAFGGDVKLGEEKSTHLHFYMHDILSDPNPTAIRVVKGPPKLPRLPNFNFGDISVMDDPLRGQTRRRSSSDGPKAHRASLLTTNLVFKEGKYIGSTLSILSRDAAFALVRELPVVGGTGMFRLARGYALLNTYSFNTTLGDADLELDVYVVHY